Part of the Aquarana catesbeiana isolate 2022-GZ linkage group LG06, ASM4218655v1, whole genome shotgun sequence genome is shown below.
CAGTATGTAACTTTGTAGAaatcttagtttttttttatttcccaacAACAACTATGGAGTGCAAGAGACTGACTGATTGACTACAGTTCAATTAATAAGTTTAGGTAAATCCAAGGTTGATTGTGGAAAGCTTGTAGGgttagattgtaatgtgtatggtgagctCTAGACCCTGCCCTCTACAGAGTATGAAGTGCAGGAACCTAAATGTTCCTGCACATACTGTACCTACAGCAGGCTCTGATACCTGGCTTTTATGGCTAAATGCCAGGACAGGTAAAGCTTCAGCACTTTCTGGTAGTACTGACATATGCCCTCCCCTTCCTGCCTCCTGCACACTCTTATTGTCCAATGTGGTAGCCCACCACAGTGATATGTCAAAAGGAATCCAGATATATTGGAGTGTTAATTGACAGAATGGCCTGGCATATGACCATAAAAGCAAGATATTGGAGGCTGCTGAAGATATACAGCATACCGGCAACTCTAGGTGTTTGTATTTAATACCCATTTTTCTAAAAGAAGATGAGCAGTGAAAGCCCCACTATGTCTATCAGTGCATGTTTATTTTAATTGAActgtattttttacatatataaagGGCATGTAACCAATCTGTTACCATGCAATTCTTTGTCTCTCTTACAAAGACCTGGGAATAATTTATAACAGAGATCCAGCACTGCTTCAATCACATTGACATATGTTTTATACAAGAATACAGCCCATTCTGCAAAGGTCTTTCTGGCTCCTGCAGGCTAAGTGGTCTGGTCTGTTGGTGTATTTTTCAGTCTATGGATTTTATGTGTACTAATAAGTAGAAAGACATGGTGGCTAATATGAACCATTTCAAAGCCTTTCAGTAACAAAGAGGCAGTGTATGAGGTATAAACAAAAGCAACAATACTGCAAAGAACAGGACACTAACTGGGACAAGaagccaaacaggaaaaaaaaaaaaacatggcgccACAATATATTAATAGTTTACAGGATCTATGCATAAGTGGTGCATTAAgtaaatcctgcttgctgcatctttaaAAGTAAATGCTATATAATATTCAATGGTAACGCACCTAAAAAGCATGTAAATGGACCTATAACacaccacacagatgtgaaccagcctAAATAGAGATATCAATGTCAAGGGAAAATGTATCTATGCAAATGTCAGACTATTTACAAAGTAACAAAAAATGCCGTGAGATTTCATGTGATCTATACTGAGTTTGCAATTAGTTATTTGATTTAAGATAGAtaatatggcaaaaaaaaacatatttcctacTTTATTTACAatgtagtaagtaagtagctcagggacagaacTCAGAAGgataagaaattagaatgggcaggcacacacacatgaaattgactctcacagtgacattaCCGGCAGTGTGCAGTAGTACAGATGATGATGACGACACCTCACCGACATGACATGTCCCCACCTGAGTCATAGTGACAGTCTctttccacaccaggtggtcccttcagtccactccagtccaagaAGCATTGACAGTCCCGCAAGTTGCCTTGATCCTGTCCCCCAAACACGCATACGAGGCTCCGCCTGCTCTGCTCGGCTCCTTTTGCACCATTAGATCACACGACATGCTTAGGCACCGCCTCTGCCAGACCTGCCCCCCGCCGgcactgcccgaacacactgtagcaggcatttGTATGATGCAGCCAGCTGCAGACCGGAACTACGCCTTTCTGagccgagcatcacagccatattttttactggcaaccttttcctgtcatttactggcaggagaaaaattcccgatttttactggctgccagtaaaaatattgatggttggcaacactgctataGATGACTCCATTGGGCtgattgtaaaaaaattaatgggtgggtggaggaatcctccccactaagacattgtattctgacaggtcagctgtcagaatacactgatcagtgtctgCAGCCCTTTGTCTGCAAATGCTGTTGAGAAAAAGTTTCCAACAATcttgttcaacagaagtcaattgttagatTGATCTCTGACAAGCAGGAACTGCCACACAGAGATAGAAATTCAGTCAGCCCTTGATAAACCGGCCGATTTTCGATctctctatggccagctttaaaggggttgtaaaggcagaaggtttttcatcttaatgcattctatgcattaagataaaaagccttctgtgtgcagcagactcacttgcctcccctaatacttacctgagccccatctctgtccagcgatgtccacgagtgcctcggccgtccgggactttccctcctgattggctgacagcagctgcgccattggctcccgctgctgtcaatcaaaaccagttagccaatcaggagagagagagggggatggggccaaaccgcagctccatgcctgaatggacacacggagctgcagctcggctcgggtgcccctatagcaagctgcttgctgtgggggcactccacaggagggaggggccaggagcagcaaagagggacccaagaagaggaggaacagGACCACTCTGGCAAATCGACTGCTCAGAGCTGgtttagtataacatgtttgttttttgttttttttttaaacaagactttacaatgactttaatatACTTGATCTCCATTTTGTAATAATAATTACATGTACTTACCAGCAATTTACACTTTATGTTTTACATATTGTACAGTCATATCAGTCACTACTATCAAGGAGGTTACAAtctaaaaacctgacaggtattctacCTTTATCTCACGTACTAGGGCAAAATTACATAGGATCTGATTAACCGATCAGCATGTCTTTGGTTTGGAGGAACCCAAACACAAGcatagggaaaacatgcaaacttcatgcacaTAGCAATCTGACTGGCATTTGAACCCTAGTGAGGCAAGGCAACAGTGTAAACCCCTAAGCCACCATGCTTCCCTCTGCCTCTATATTGATATTTCATGTCTATATGCATGAACTCCACCTTTATGGTACAATTTAATTCAACATAGTCACTTGTGAGCTCCACCAGAGGTGCAAGTGACACAGTGACAATGTAGAAGCACAATAAGAAGACAGTAAAAAGCATTGTCACCATATCACAGAAAATAGAGTGAAAAGAAGGTTTATTGCAAAATCATctagtattattttaatgaaatctacaggttttaaaaaatctaaaattacttttgaaattatatATGTGTTGACCAAGAGTTACTTTATACCACTCCAAGTCAAATACAGCATTACAACTCCCATTCTACACACAACTGCAAAATAGATCAAAACTAATAGGCAGCTGTGTTACTGAAACCCCATCAATGTTATGTGATGACCATGAGTTACTACATACCACTCCAAGTCAAATATAGAGTTAAAATGCCCAATCTATACACTTTTGAAACTACCTTAACATGTTACATCTTATATGAAATTTTAGTGATTAGGTTTTTATATACGCTAGGCATTTACCTGCAAGTAGCCCCGTTTTGGAGGATCCATCAGTTGCCACCAGCCTGGATGTTACCAACATTCCCTAGGATGACACGCACAACAGCTATTCCCACTAAGTGAGTGCTATACCGTTTTATCTTTGTTCAAAATGACATTAATTTAAATAATCTACATTTAGATGGCGGCACCCTCTTCGTTTTTCTGgataaatcttaacaataacgcacttaaatctgtccaaaccagagtctagtagatatcccgggtatgataaagtttgaaacacaaaaacataaattataatataataaataaataaaaataaatcatttaaaaaaataaaaataaatagtaataaaataaatttccccacgattcactatcgctcaattctgcaagtgttctaatttactattgctgttttctagctggtctaaagccacttttgacgtaaagggacactttttggttgctatggacaatctccagtttccaggcagaaagaacagtgtatattatgtaaaactgcatgcagggcatgggccaaagcactggggacaaaagggatgtgaaatcatttcatacagtactgtaatctgtaagattacagtactgtatgtattatgatttttactttttttttaatttgccgccaggctccgcccccgtgcgtcgcgacgctcgcagggaacggagcctggcacagagaggcttcggaggaggacacagcccgcggacactgcgggggacatcgcaggatcccggggacaaggtaagtaaggaggcaccaggatcctgcaatgtgatcccgagtgtggctcggggttaccgctaatggtgctgaattttaaccccgagccacactcgggaaaaccgccagggaggctactggtGTTCTTTAGAGTCACAAACAATCATATGTAAGTATTCACTTGATTTACACTGCAGCATTTAATCTGGTTCTAAGTTCTATTTCATTACGCAAAATGATTTTAGATCCTTTACTTGCTAGACCTGCAAACAAATTCTCAGAACATGACTTTGCGACTTGCCCGATCAATGTCCCTGTCAAACTCTGTGTAGATGTCACCCTGAAGGACCCACCGCTCACCGCCTAGGGGGAGAGGTGTGATATGCACCCTTTCTGTCTCCCTCTGTCCGTCTGGAATTCATTAGGGTGGAGGGGCAAAAGAGCAGATCTGAGTAAGGGCCCTTGTTCTAACAAGTCCAGTAATGAGCAAGGTGCTTCGAGGTCACAGGGAAACCAGACATTACAGGCAGGGTCTGTTTTTTCACAGCTTAGTGTGAacttgtatatgtatatacacacagtaagCTCCTTCAGACAGGAGGGCTGACATGCATTCTTCACTCTTCTCTGTCATTCCAAATCCTCTATTTTTCCCCTTAAGCCTATTTATTTtgtgtactttccaaaatttgGATGCTTCAAATATTATCCATGAAGAGGTCATACAAGTTCAGAAAGGTATTATGGAAAGGGCTTTGGATAAAATACAGGATAACAAtaacaaaagaaagaaaatgctGTTCAATGTAAAAAGGAACTTTTTACACTTTCTATACTAATTGAAGAGTATGTACGCTCGAAACCGATATTTAACTTTGATGCACCAAGGGCCACCAAGATAAAATGTAATCTTTATTTCAGTAATCTAAAAATATGTTTCATTACCTTAAATGTAATTTCCTATAGGGtgaggtaaaaatatatatattatacttgttTTAAGGTGGTAGTTAATCCAGCTgtggcagctgttttttttttaggggggggcagCAATTAAACCCCCTCCCCCGCTGTTTGCTGGTTGGCCTGGCACTTACCCCGGTGGGTGGCAGGCAGCGTTGTGCAGCggctccatgtcctctcctccatggcggcttccagctcatcccctcctcctcctaggcatccaataggatcgcctgtcctttcagccaatcaagtgaccGGTATCAAAACCGgcttcgctgttgtaacacacctgggtgagatcggagcgcactctctgcgaccagagcccaccctatattgaagcctattagagcctctggctctaatcgtacTTAATGGATGGGCCCCGCCCCTGTAAAGCTTTTACAAGTGACAATCCACTGACAAGTAGGCTTTTTATAAGAAAAGAGACCCTAGTCTTCTCTTCTGTCACAAATGCCCCTCCGCCTGTCAGCAGGTAATGCGCAGTGCAGACCACATTTACGGCTCGTTCTGTGTGCCACGGTGATAtgactcccacgtgcatgcgcaggagtaagGTCACCTGCGGTGCGACCATTCAAACACCTTATGATTGGGAACTTGGAAGGAAGGCCAGGCGAAGATGGAAGCCGCAGGAGACCAAGgagagccttgtcagtgcagtacTGGAGGGCTCCGTTtgcaggtaagtctttcataatgtactagtatgcagtgcatactagtacattatgacctaAGCCTGCACGagggaccatttaaaaaaaaaaaaaagactttactacctCCAAGTAACATAAATCTATATGGATATCAACTTGTATAGCAAACAATCAATATGTATGGGGCACAATGATGGCAAAATCTCAATATCACCCCCATATGGTACAATAATGTGAATACCCAAAACAGTTGTAAAATATATACCTGGGCATACTTACCAATATGGTCTTAGAGGATGCTGATCTCAGCTATTACTGTTCACCTGTCCTTCCATGAAATGTACATTaattaagaaagaaagaaatagtgtCTAAAAATTCTATCTCACGGAGAATGTGAAGCGAGACATGTAAGGTTTAAGATCCTTTTGGGAGCACatatttttctcttcttttttttaggGGTCACATGAATTATCTTTTTCTCCTCAatcttttttcccttttatgttGGGGTGAGGTACAAAAATATGCCTGCCAAGATACTGATTTTCTACTAGAGAAGGATTTTTGTGGATATGTTGAATATAAGGCTCGTCCATTAGTGGTGTTTTTGGGTCCACATGAATGAGTGTACCCGCATTACATATCTGAGAGAGATAGGTCTTGATAGGCCATCAGAGAGATAGCTTCACATTCTGGGTGAGATAGGATTTTTTAGACACTATTCCTTTCTTTCTCACCTTCACCTCTTACGCATCCTTGCCCAGTTTAAATCTATAATTGCTACATAGAATTGGTTTATGACTAtgtaaggcaggggtaggcaacctcagccctccatctgtggtgaaactacaaatcccatcatgcctctgcctctaggagtcatgcctgtgatttgtcagggtcttgcaatgtctcatgggacttgtagtttcaaaacagctggaaggCTGAGGTTGCCTGCTCCTGATGTAAAGCTTTTGTAAGTTTTGCACCTGACCTCCCAGGTTCATCTGCCTGCCATGATTATTGAAAGGGATTGTCACCCACACTAGTGAATTTATCATAAAAGCAGAACTCCGCCCAAATAACTATGCTTCTAATGTGTTTTATATGCAAGAGGATATGCAATTCTGTCCAGCCGCCTTTTGGATTTATACTCTGCTGCCACACAACACAGGCAGGAGCATGACAGTGGTGTCACCTCCCTGGCAACAACTTGATAATTGGACAATAAAGGAGCATCACACTAGTGCACTTTAAAAACACGCTATGCATTTTCAAAAAcacatattttgtttttaaatgcaTTGCAGTAAAATGTAACACAATCCATATGTGGTTTACATGCGTGTTTGCTGCTGGTCACTAGCATCCGCTGGGGTTATTAGCAACCAGAGAATATAGCTACAAATGCAATGCCCAGTGTACCTCCTTGGTGGTCACCTCCAGCTACTCTCTTCTCTTCATGTGCAGGAGTCGATCCAGCCGGCAGTGTAAAGAGAGGCTAGGCAGAACAAGACTAGGCAGGTCAGCTGGGAACGTTCTCAACTCACACAGCTCTGTGAATGTGAGGGCCGGACCGACTATTACATGAAAAGACTGAGCAGAGAGGAGCTGGGGGTGACCACCATGGAAGCATTGTATGTGTAGCTATCCACTGGCTGTTAAGTATGCCGGCAGGTGCCAGATCattaacaaccaactattcactggttgttaaggacaatgGCGGGTACTGGCTCCTTAACAACTAGCATCTTTGGTTAACTATAGAAACGCACCAAGAAACATACCCTtgttgagtttttggtgtgtttccaCTGACTTAAAATGGAAGGTGCGTTTTGGGTGCGCTTTTGAAaaatgcaccaaagatgcagcatgtagTACTTAGAAAAATACAGCACAAACACAGCACAGTGATGTTAAAAGGTACATTTAAAGGGGTATAATTTTGATGTGCTTTTGTCATGCTGGAAAGATGCATTCCAGTGTGGCAAAAGCTCACCAGCGTGAAAAGggtcctaaagcctagtacacatgggccaaatgccgggcgacatcagccggttcaataaaaaacgtctGACTTTCAGCCCATGTATGTCAACCACTTCTACAaaagcctgctgggttgaacgaaaaaaaaaactgatagtgtgtactaggctttagggtctGTTAGCACCAGGAGCAGTAGGACTgtgttgggtggctattccagcaGGTCTCACCACAGTTCTAAcacaagacaaggcaaaatgcaTTGTCTCCTACTTGGCTGGTTCACATCACCGTAATATGGTGgggtgtgctgaaaaaaagtaTGGCAGGCTGTACTTTTTTCCAGTGCAGCGTGAGATTTTCACCACTTTGAACTGTGTGATTGCCAGGAGAAGTTAATGAAATGTCACTGTGTGAGATTCTAATAAAGTttgttgaaaaaacaaaagtgaacaGTGTGATGCGCCACTATTACCACATTGGCACTGCAGTGATCCCACAGCATTGAAACGCACACCATCCACTGTGTTGTAATGTAGAGGCTGGTGTGAATAGACCCTTATTGTCAACTACCTCACTACCTCTTCTGGAAGTCTGTTTAAAGCATTAACTACTCATTTGGTAAAGTAATACTTTCATATAAAAATCACAATCCTGAAATATCAAGAATACACAGAAAGCTTTATTTttcaatatataccgtatttatcggcgtataacacgcacttttttccccttaaaatcaggggaaagtcgcaggtgcgtgttatacgccgatatcctgtgatcccgagctgtcaaaatttcaaaatcgccgaccgcgatttgaaaatggcgccgccggcgccgaaatacacagagccggtcctcggctctttccggcggctctcgtttactttcggctccactcgtagtcccgagcggagctatccgaacctactcgaatagctccgctcgggactacgagtggagccgaaagtaaacgagagccgccggaaagagccgaggaccggctctgtgtatttcggcgccggcggcgccattttcaaatcgcggtcggcgattttgaagcccaggaagcagggaccgttgatcgaaggctgcactggggcaaggctgcactggggaaggctgcactggggaaggctgcactgacaaggctgcactggggaaggcttcactgacatggctgcactgacatggctgcactgacatggctgcactgacaaggctgcactggggaaggctgcactgacaaggctgcactgacatggctgcactgacaaggctgcactggggaaggctgcactgacaaggctgcactgacatggctgcactgacatggctgcactgacaaggctgcactggggaaggctgcactgacatggctgcactgacaaggctgcactggggaaggctgcactgacatggctgcactggggcaaggctgcactgagaaggctgcaatgatgggcatttaaatgtaagtttttttcccttcaacttccctcctaaaagttttttttcccttaaaattccctcctaaattggggtgcgtgttatacgccggtgcgtgttatactccgataaatacggtaattggatttatttttttagttttgcctgaaattcagctttCAACTGATATATGTCTTGTCCTGAGAACACCTTTTACTGCCTTTTTTCCCCATTAAGCTATGTATCTATTTCATGCTTTCAAGACTTTAGCAATTTCCTTTATCTACTGTTTAAACATCTTCCTGCTAACTATTGTCTAAATGACAATCTCATTTGTCTTTTTTCCCAGACACTCCAGCTGAACCACTGCCCGTTGGCCTGAAGAATGACTTGTCCCAAAGAGGCCAATTCTGTTTAACACTCCCACTCTTGCTTCTCACCCTTTCAATCACGACACTTCGACACCAGAGGTTTGTACAAAGCTTTAATGGTTAAAAGAGCTTTTGTGTACTAGCAAAACCAccaaagtaaaatataaaaaaggtaTATTTCCAATGGTCAAATAacataaacaatttaaaaatatagataatacatatatagatatatataaatgtcTATTTGAATTTCAAATACAAAGACCCGCCAGTAAAAATGGCTTTTAAATACATTAagctatagaaaaaaatatatatatacgtgCTTTACAGAAAACCTTTTACATTACATATATACAAAAGCATTGGCTGACATGACAAGTTTGGGCTCGGTTTACCCTGTGGGTTTTATATACCTCATTTGCTGGGAGGTTGCCAGTTATGAAATACTTGGCTTCAGGCCTTATTTTTCCAGAAGTGTTGTGTCTTGTAGACGCGGGGAAAAATATGGCGTGTTGCTGATGTGTTACACCATTTTATGGTTATTAAATGATATACATGCAGTGCATTATTTTATAAGTAAGGCAAGGGAGACAGGATCACATGTCAGTGCTCTTTAGCGCCATTTATACCTATTCATAGAACAGTTCAGTGGCAGGCATTTGAAAATTGACAGGTCACAGTCATTATTGCTCCATTGTTTTTAGTTAGCGTGTGCTCTCTTGGTAGAGAAAGTGTATCCTGGTGAACTGCCAGCTTAATTAAGCTGTAGTCATGGGCAAGGGACTCTTCTCGCTTCTGCCAGCCCTGGCAGGAATGTGAATGCACCAGTTTGGTCTCTGGGACCTCAGTCTGTGCTGTAGTAAGGGAAGGAACTAGTCAAATAAATCTTCTTTGTGTTTCACTTTGGGATTTGGTCTACAGTAGAATATTCTGCTTCAGAGACCTTAGAAGAGTCAATTAGTTTGGAAAGCCCAGTCTTAGAAGAGTAACGGAATATAAAGGCCTTCATGATCTCATAGCGGTAGTTCCTGTGGATGAAACTGTACAAGATTGGATTGATGCAGCAGTGAAGGAGTGAGTAACATTGCGTGATGTGAACTCCTGCATACAGGAAGTTATCAAATGTGCAGGTGAATGGCAGGACCTGGAGGAAGGACAAGACATCCAACAACACCATAACATGATATGGAAACCAACAAACCATAAATACAAGAACATAAGAAACAATTAGCCTTCCACTGATTCTTCTTTCTTGGTCTCCTGCTGAAGTTAAGGAattggaggaggaggatgacagaGTCCAAGCCAGCATGCAATAGAAGACTGCAATAATTGGAAAAGGAATGACAAATCCCAACACAATGGAAAGAATTTCCATTCCCAGCAGCCACTCTTTGACGGACTCCTCTGGATACATGGAACGACAGTAGGTTTCATTAGTGACTGGGGAAGATACAGTTTTTAAATAATAGGTGTCTGGAAGGGAGACTACAAAGGCAATGAGCCACACAAGAACGCAAACCATTCGGCGAATTATCTTCCTTCTGCGTTTACCAACAGCTCCACGCATTGACACTGAAAAGTAACGATCAACACTCATACATGTGAGGAAGAAAATGCTGCTGTAAAGATTAATGCTAAAGATCAGATGTGTCACTTTGCAGGTCACCTCACCCATTGGCCATTGGTtatgctgtactaatgacactactAAGACGGGTAGAGTTAGAAGGACACAGAGGTCAGCCACAGCCAAATTGAAAATGTAAAGGTGAGTCTCATAGCCAGTAGTCTTGGACTGAATATTGAGCCAAATGACAACAGAATTGGCCAGAAGTCCCATAACAAAGATGAAGATGTAGACAATGGCAAGAGTATATAACAGAGCGCTCTTGTTTAAAGTGTTGGGGCATGATAAAGACTCCATGGTGATGCAGTCTCCAGAAAGGCAGCTGCTGTTTAGGTCACTGGAGTTGATGCTGTCCGAATAATCCATAGCGGCGGTGTACTCTGCAGCATTCATTGGTGTAAAGATTCAGTAGGACACAGTAGCCTGCACAAAACAAAGCAATAGATTATAAAAAGGAAAACATACAGATATCATCCAAATTGCTACATTCTAGAGTTGAGCTCCAGTTCTCCAACTGATCTgacactacaagttccagcatg
Proteins encoded:
- the ACKR3 gene encoding atypical chemokine receptor 3, giving the protein MNAAEYTAAMDYSDSINSSDLNSSCLSGDCITMESLSCPNTLNKSALLYTLAIVYIFIFVMGLLANSVVIWLNIQSKTTGYETHLYIFNLAVADLCVLLTLPVLVVSLVQHNQWPMGEVTCKVTHLIFSINLYSSIFFLTCMSVDRYFSVSMRGAVGKRRRKIIRRMVCVLVWLIAFVVSLPDTYYLKTVSSPVTNETYCRSMYPEESVKEWLLGMEILSIVLGFVIPFPIIAVFYCMLAWTLSSSSSNSLTSAGDQERRISGRLIVSYVLVFMVCWFPYHVMVLLDVLSFLQVLPFTCTFDNFLYAGVHITQCYSLLHCCINPILYSFIHRNYRYEIMKAFIFRYSSKTGLSKLIDSSKVSEAEYSTVDQIPK